Proteins found in one Candidatus Margulisiibacteriota bacterium genomic segment:
- a CDS encoding UDP-N-acetylglucosamine 4,6-dehydratase: MMNILSLIGRSKELFTEDIAVHEKELSEAVNSSRFLVIGGAGSIGQAVTKEIFKRSPQKLHVVDISENNVVELVRDIRSSYGYIDGDFQTFALDCGSKEYDVFWNADGKYDYVLNLSALKHVRSEKDPYTLMRMIDVNIFNTEKTILQSIEKNVKKYFCVSTDKAANPANMMGASKRIMEMYLMQLSEQISISTARFANVAFSDGSLLHGFNQRIQKRQPIVAPNDVKRYFVTPKESGELCLMSTIFGENRDIFFPKLNESLHLITFSEIAVRYLKTIGYEPYLCQTEDEARELVHTLPEKKQWPCLFTPSDTTGEKDFEEFFTDNEILDMNRFKNLGIIKNEAVFDAQLKEHFTKTIQDFKRTGKWTKEQLVDLFFEMIPDFGYVEKGKYLDAKM, translated from the coding sequence ATTATGAATATTCTATCATTAATTGGTCGGAGTAAAGAACTTTTTACAGAAGATATTGCAGTTCACGAAAAGGAACTCTCAGAAGCTGTAAACTCTTCTCGATTCCTTGTTATTGGAGGTGCTGGTTCCATTGGGCAAGCTGTTACCAAAGAAATATTCAAACGAAGTCCTCAAAAACTACATGTAGTTGACATTAGCGAGAACAATGTGGTGGAACTGGTACGTGATATTCGCAGTTCATATGGCTATATTGATGGTGATTTCCAGACCTTTGCGCTTGATTGTGGGTCGAAAGAGTATGATGTGTTCTGGAATGCAGACGGTAAATACGATTACGTACTTAATCTTTCTGCATTAAAACACGTAAGAAGTGAAAAAGACCCTTACACCTTGATGAGAATGATTGATGTAAACATTTTCAATACTGAAAAAACAATTCTTCAGTCCATTGAAAAGAATGTGAAAAAGTACTTTTGCGTTTCTACTGATAAGGCTGCGAATCCTGCGAATATGATGGGTGCTTCTAAGCGAATTATGGAAATGTACCTGATGCAGCTGAGTGAGCAAATAAGTATTTCAACTGCTCGTTTTGCCAATGTGGCTTTTTCCGATGGCTCGTTGTTGCACGGATTTAATCAACGAATCCAAAAGCGACAACCTATTGTAGCACCCAACGACGTGAAACGTTACTTTGTCACACCTAAAGAATCTGGAGAGCTTTGTTTGATGTCAACTATTTTTGGGGAAAACCGAGACATTTTTTTTCCAAAATTGAACGAAAGCTTGCATCTCATTACCTTTTCAGAAATAGCCGTTCGTTATCTGAAAACGATTGGTTACGAACCCTATTTGTGTCAAACCGAAGACGAAGCGCGAGAACTAGTACATACGCTACCAGAAAAAAAACAATGGCCATGCTTATTTACACCTAGCGACACAACAGGAGAAAAAGATTTTGAAGAATTCTTTACTGATAATGAAATACTCGATATGAATCGCTTTAAAAATTTAGGAATCATTAAAAATGAAGCGGTTTTCGATGCTCAACTGAAAGAACATTTCACCAAGACAATTCAGGACTTTAAACGAACCGGCAAATGGACTAAAGAACAATTGGTTGATTTGTTTTTTGAAATGATACCTGATTTTGGATATGTGGAAAAAGGAAAATATTTAGATGCAAAAATGTAA
- a CDS encoding PIG-L family deacetylase has product MNNILVVSAHADDAEIMAGGTIIKWQKEGKKVFVVNLTDGELILPNGDVYRSKNDAKSEEMKVAEFIGYKQYNLGYKNLHLEFKDDIVVKLLEIINKNTIDTIIYPHNKDVHHDHEIASRLAIAASRRVPNLLMGQINYFLNDFFTPNVFVDISDTWDKKIEALSIYKSQWRDDWYEFLDATSTYYGKIIGVKRAEGFYSSKLKL; this is encoded by the coding sequence ATGAATAACATACTAGTAGTCTCAGCACATGCCGATGATGCTGAAATTATGGCTGGTGGCACTATTATTAAGTGGCAAAAGGAAGGCAAAAAAGTATTTGTTGTAAACTTAACTGATGGAGAGTTAATTCTGCCCAATGGGGATGTTTATAGGAGTAAAAACGATGCCAAATCAGAAGAAATGAAGGTTGCAGAGTTCATAGGTTATAAACAATATAATCTAGGGTACAAAAATCTTCACCTTGAGTTCAAGGACGATATTGTTGTGAAATTATTAGAGATTATTAATAAAAACACAATAGATACTATCATTTATCCTCATAATAAGGATGTACATCATGATCATGAGATCGCTTCAAGACTTGCAATAGCCGCAAGTCGTAGAGTTCCAAATCTATTAATGGGACAGATCAATTATTTTTTAAATGATTTTTTTACACCTAATGTGTTTGTTGATATAAGTGATACTTGGGATAAAAAAATTGAAGCATTAAGTATATATAAAAGTCAATGGCGAGATGATTGGTATGAATTTCTGGATGCGACATCAACATATTATGGAAAAATAATAGGTGTGAAACGGGCAGAGGGATTCTATTCTTCCAAATTAAAGTTATAA
- a CDS encoding glycosyltransferase yields MKIGFNINISFPSGGATTNRVFTLAKGLEEQGNIIKVYCLRPTENKNNRLNKNKKGNYNNINYHYTPFSIFRSKNKFIRGIWVFSGFLNFLFLFLYDSRKMKYDYIISSTSNIVSNLVIKTMCKLTKTKFILAIDEYPHVVRTPRKYPNWFNKFYIKWFHLFFDAYIVMTSVLIKYYKQYSKLEAAFIHVPMTVEMERFEKKPSIPSELVNIKYIAYCGSLGQNDKDGVPILIKAFAKVKEKLNNEERNLKLVIIGSVSSEKDRIKEDELKQLVSELGVKNDVIFTGKIHKDEMPNYLCNAYALCLARPNNIQAQGGFPTKLGEYLATGNPVVVTSVGEIPVYLDEKSAYIAEPDSVEDFANKLYKCLGDPEASIIGEKGKEIANKNFNYKTQGFNLHNFLLKLNK; encoded by the coding sequence ATGAAAATTGGTTTTAACATAAATATTTCTTTTCCGAGCGGTGGTGCAACAACAAACAGAGTTTTCACTTTAGCAAAAGGGTTAGAAGAACAAGGCAACATAATAAAAGTATATTGTTTACGTCCAACAGAGAATAAAAACAATAGACTAAACAAAAACAAAAAAGGAAATTATAATAATATTAATTATCATTATACTCCGTTTTCAATTTTCAGGTCAAAAAACAAGTTCATTCGGGGAATATGGGTGTTTTCTGGTTTCCTTAATTTTCTTTTTCTTTTTCTTTATGATTCAAGAAAAATGAAATATGATTACATTATTTCATCTACCTCTAACATCGTTTCAAATCTAGTTATAAAGACGATGTGTAAATTAACAAAAACAAAATTTATATTAGCTATTGATGAATATCCACATGTAGTCAGGACTCCCCGGAAATACCCAAATTGGTTTAACAAATTCTATATAAAATGGTTTCATCTGTTTTTTGACGCTTATATTGTGATGACATCTGTTCTGATCAAATATTATAAACAGTATTCAAAATTAGAAGCAGCCTTCATTCATGTCCCAATGACTGTTGAAATGGAACGCTTTGAGAAGAAACCCTCTATTCCTTCTGAACTCGTAAATATTAAATATATAGCCTATTGCGGAAGTCTTGGACAAAATGACAAAGATGGTGTCCCGATACTAATCAAAGCTTTCGCAAAAGTAAAAGAGAAATTAAATAACGAAGAACGTAATCTGAAATTAGTCATTATTGGCTCTGTTAGTTCAGAGAAGGATAGAATAAAAGAAGATGAATTAAAGCAATTAGTGAGTGAATTAGGTGTCAAGAATGATGTAATATTCACCGGGAAAATTCACAAAGATGAGATGCCTAATTATTTGTGTAATGCTTATGCATTGTGCTTGGCCCGTCCCAACAATATTCAGGCACAGGGAGGATTCCCGACAAAGCTTGGTGAGTATTTGGCAACTGGCAATCCGGTGGTTGTAACAAGTGTTGGAGAAATACCTGTTTATTTAGATGAAAAATCAGCATATATAGCAGAACCTGATTCAGTTGAAGATTTTGCAAACAAACTATACAAATGTTTAGGTGATCCTGAAGCATCTATTATTGGAGAAAAAGGTAAAGAAATAGCTAATAAAAATTTTAATTATAAAACACAAGGATTTAATTTGCACAATTTTTTATTAAAACTAAATAAATGA
- a CDS encoding EpsG family protein, whose protein sequence is MLVTFVVGVVVVFLAYLVSLTRNPRYLFVSFIILFFYLALRYDFGNDYMNYYNIFDDIKRSNWSEVYRLANVNQFGQTMEFGYIYLNKVFSSFTNFYFFIAFQSFIFCIVYYQLIVKHVNYKYLWLSLFILIFHTSLLVRNISGLRQALAIFSFIYAIQYLINRDILRYSLFIIIAILFHYSAVLLFPLYFVISNKRISRTEPIIYLGLYFIVLFFGEILLTPIEYIVINFLPKYNFYIQDKEANTISSGFGLIANTILYVIILFKAKKDNPADRVFYRLAAVFMIISPISLIIINLARLSLYFAPALIVVIPNMMIKRSSILIKRVALVMAIFLYMLGAYRHYTGEITVEKNYHYKTILSSI, encoded by the coding sequence ATGTTAGTTACGTTTGTTGTTGGAGTTGTTGTCGTATTTCTTGCTTATCTGGTTTCATTAACAAGAAATCCCAGGTATCTATTTGTGTCATTCATAATATTATTCTTTTACCTAGCATTAAGATATGACTTTGGTAATGATTATATGAATTATTATAATATATTTGATGATATTAAAAGAAGTAATTGGTCTGAGGTTTACCGTTTGGCTAATGTCAATCAATTTGGACAAACAATGGAATTCGGGTATATTTATTTAAACAAGGTGTTTTCTTCATTTACGAACTTCTACTTTTTCATTGCTTTTCAGAGTTTTATATTTTGTATTGTATATTATCAATTAATTGTTAAACATGTGAACTATAAATATCTTTGGTTATCGTTGTTTATTTTAATTTTTCATACTTCCTTGCTTGTAAGAAATATTTCTGGTTTAAGACAAGCGTTAGCAATTTTTTCGTTTATTTATGCAATTCAATATTTAATAAATAGAGATATTCTTAGATATTCATTATTCATAATTATTGCTATTCTTTTTCATTATAGTGCAGTGTTATTATTTCCACTTTATTTTGTGATTTCGAATAAACGTATTTCAAGAACTGAGCCGATAATATACTTAGGATTGTATTTTATAGTGTTATTTTTTGGGGAAATTTTATTAACACCAATTGAATATATAGTAATCAATTTTTTACCAAAATACAATTTTTATATTCAAGATAAAGAGGCTAATACAATTTCTTCCGGTTTTGGATTAATTGCAAATACAATTTTATATGTAATTATATTATTTAAGGCAAAAAAAGACAATCCTGCTGATCGAGTATTCTATCGACTAGCAGCTGTATTTATGATAATTTCTCCAATTTCTTTAATAATTATAAATTTAGCTCGTTTGTCACTTTATTTTGCTCCAGCTTTAATTGTGGTAATACCAAATATGATGATAAAAAGGAGTTCGATCTTAATAAAAAGGGTTGCATTAGTAATGGCAATTTTTTTATATATGTTAGGTGCATATAGGCATTATACCGGAGAAATAACAGTAGAAAAAAATTACCATTATAAGACAATATTATCCTCTATATAA
- a CDS encoding glycosyltransferase family 4 protein, whose product MDKNIRVVWICHFSNKEIRSKIPLSKRKLINTLRTFLGRSAYKYNDFAPWITNQIKEFEKFKNIELHVIAPMSGMKPLLYNFKMRGVFYHFFKPDLPFIHMTIPAKGKFQSMFLKNRFMVNRLIKRIKPDIVNLIGTENPYYSITALDIKGIPVYVSAQTVFSNPIRYQYSNYIPQLNWELELKIHAKIRYYGCQGRMHRDLIIQHNPEAIIMKNIFPIEIPKQIKQCPKKYDYVFFAGLAKQKGVEDLIEALSLVKKYKSDVTLNIVGTCQQDYKNELISKINALELTENIIFDDYFPVHSDMHQHIVQSRIAVLPVKIDIIPSSVIEAILLGLPVITYKTSGTPFLNKDGQSVLLGEIGDIETLSVNMINLLNNPGLSESITENAKRIVEKEFNNTLSSKRIVDNYYAVINHYFHGVPIPENLLFNLEEFPHY is encoded by the coding sequence ATGGATAAAAATATTAGAGTCGTTTGGATTTGTCATTTTTCTAATAAAGAAATCAGGAGCAAAATTCCCCTATCCAAAAGAAAACTTATTAATACATTGAGAACGTTTTTAGGTCGTTCAGCATATAAGTACAATGATTTTGCTCCATGGATTACGAATCAGATAAAGGAGTTTGAAAAATTTAAAAACATTGAACTCCATGTAATTGCTCCAATGTCAGGGATGAAACCCCTTCTTTATAATTTTAAAATGAGAGGTGTGTTTTATCATTTCTTTAAACCGGATTTACCTTTTATTCATATGACTATTCCTGCAAAAGGAAAATTTCAATCAATGTTTTTAAAAAACAGATTTATGGTGAACAGGTTAATCAAAAGAATCAAACCCGATATTGTCAATTTGATTGGGACAGAGAATCCTTATTATTCGATAACAGCTCTTGACATCAAAGGAATCCCCGTTTATGTGTCTGCTCAGACTGTTTTTTCTAACCCGATAAGATATCAGTACAGTAATTATATTCCTCAGTTGAATTGGGAATTAGAATTAAAAATCCATGCTAAAATACGATATTATGGTTGTCAGGGAAGAATGCACAGGGATTTGATAATACAGCACAATCCGGAAGCCATAATAATGAAAAATATTTTCCCTATTGAAATTCCGAAACAAATAAAACAATGCCCTAAAAAATACGATTATGTGTTCTTTGCAGGACTAGCTAAACAAAAGGGAGTTGAAGATTTGATTGAAGCATTAAGTTTGGTGAAGAAATATAAGTCAGATGTTACATTAAATATTGTTGGTACATGCCAACAAGATTATAAAAATGAATTAATCTCGAAAATCAATGCATTGGAACTTACAGAAAATATAATTTTTGATGATTATTTTCCTGTTCATTCTGACATGCATCAGCACATTGTTCAATCCCGCATAGCTGTATTACCCGTTAAAATAGACATAATTCCCAGCTCTGTGATTGAGGCTATTCTTCTGGGTTTGCCGGTAATCACCTATAAGACAAGTGGTACCCCTTTTCTAAACAAAGATGGTCAGTCTGTTTTATTGGGAGAAATAGGGGACATTGAAACCTTATCAGTAAACATGATAAACTTATTGAACAATCCCGGACTTTCAGAAAGTATAACTGAAAATGCAAAAAGAATTGTTGAGAAAGAGTTTAATAATACATTATCGTCTAAAAGAATTGTAGATAATTATTATGCAGTTATTAATCACTATTTTCATGGAGTACCAATACCTGAGAATTTATTGTTTAACTTGGAGGAGTTCCCTCATTATTAA
- a CDS encoding nucleotidyltransferase family protein translates to MKKELFSLCVNSSDSIISVLKKMDLTKRKLLIVINNFKYYSLISIGDIQRAIINNIDLNQSVSTILRENVKVAHSSDDLSEIKRTMLKRRNEFMPIINEDNDIVDVILWDTLFSEKHNISVDKLNLPVVIMAGGKGTRLAPLTNVLPKPLIPIGDKTIIENIMDRFVGSGCSEFYISLNYKADMIKYYFESINNLNYRIHYFQERKPLGTAGSLHLLKEKIATTFFVSNCDIIVDQDYAEVLRYHRENKNELTMVAAIKDMEIPYGTIQTKENGLVDYITEKPVYNFKINTGLYILEPHLIKEIPIGTFFHITNLIEKLYKENRRVGVFPISEGSWIDIGNWDEYLKSFRSPDNDIIC, encoded by the coding sequence ATGAAAAAAGAATTATTTAGTTTGTGCGTAAATTCATCTGACTCAATAATATCTGTGTTAAAAAAGATGGATTTAACGAAACGTAAACTACTAATTGTAATTAATAATTTTAAATATTATAGCCTAATAAGCATCGGAGATATTCAAAGAGCTATAATAAACAATATCGATTTGAATCAATCGGTTTCGACAATCTTAAGAGAAAATGTTAAAGTAGCACATTCATCTGATGATTTGTCTGAGATTAAACGGACAATGTTAAAAAGACGTAATGAGTTTATGCCGATTATAAATGAGGATAATGATATTGTTGATGTTATTTTATGGGATACTCTATTTTCAGAGAAACACAATATCTCTGTCGATAAATTAAATTTACCGGTTGTAATTATGGCAGGAGGTAAAGGTACCCGTTTAGCCCCTTTAACAAATGTTCTACCCAAACCATTAATTCCAATAGGTGATAAAACAATTATTGAGAATATAATGGATAGATTTGTTGGAAGTGGATGTTCAGAGTTCTACATTTCTCTGAATTACAAAGCAGATATGATTAAATACTATTTTGAATCAATTAATAATTTAAATTATCGAATTCATTATTTTCAGGAAAGAAAACCTTTAGGGACAGCGGGCAGTTTACATTTATTAAAAGAGAAAATAGCAACCACTTTTTTTGTCTCGAATTGTGACATTATAGTTGATCAGGATTATGCCGAAGTATTACGTTATCATAGGGAGAACAAAAATGAGTTAACCATGGTTGCTGCAATCAAAGATATGGAGATTCCTTATGGAACAATTCAGACAAAAGAAAATGGTTTAGTTGATTATATAACAGAAAAGCCTGTTTATAATTTTAAAATTAACACAGGTCTTTATATATTGGAACCTCATCTGATAAAAGAAATTCCAATTGGCACCTTCTTTCATATTACGAATTTAATAGAGAAACTATACAAGGAAAATAGAAGAGTTGGTGTATTCCCAATTAGTGAAGGATCGTGGATAGATATTGGGAATTGGGATGAATATTTAAAAAGTTTTCGTTCACCTGATAACGATATAATATGTTAG
- a CDS encoding oligosaccharide flippase family protein, whose product MQQVDAKNEKYDNHKYMISIINRFKEINKYWRNFSLYLFSSVLSSVVGVLISPFLAKNLSPEDFAVIGFYSSFISLVQPVLNFSFIAYYLRVFFKIKEEDRDKVTDTIVISLSIVGVLSLISLLILFYFFQKAIGSSFEYFPYAFLCFGQVFFSNFLLLYQVNCRMTRNAKAYAKVTISNALFASLLAVLFVVWFKWGAVGKFAATLIVSFIVAIYSIGNLSTKFQFDKRIFFEALKFGWPISLSAILNYLLTGIDRSMLLKLNDTLNYALYSIALSTVNYLSIFYTALYQTFEPDLYQAVAENNTKKVIKLVMMIVLLTTIIVVLFILFAKPILFILTYNRYTDAYIFARILSINAIITVLYIFSSNILIAYGYPKVELTNKAVSAIVIIVMYYFSIQYFGFIGSAWVYVFSFVPLIILNIGYVWFKLKKNTDNKRTLYG is encoded by the coding sequence TTGCAACAGGTTGATGCAAAAAATGAGAAATATGATAATCATAAATATATGATTTCGATAATAAACAGGTTTAAAGAAATCAATAAATACTGGAGAAATTTCTCATTATATCTTTTCTCCAGTGTGCTGTCATCAGTTGTTGGGGTTTTAATCAGTCCATTTTTAGCCAAAAATCTTTCTCCTGAAGATTTTGCGGTAATAGGCTTTTACTCTTCTTTTATATCGTTGGTACAACCTGTTTTAAACTTTTCATTTATAGCATATTATTTACGTGTATTTTTTAAGATAAAAGAAGAGGATCGTGATAAGGTAACCGATACAATTGTGATTTCTTTATCTATAGTTGGAGTTCTATCATTAATCAGTTTGCTGATTCTATTTTACTTTTTTCAAAAGGCTATTGGTTCCTCCTTCGAATATTTTCCATATGCATTTCTATGTTTTGGACAAGTTTTTTTTAGTAACTTCCTATTACTGTATCAGGTAAATTGCAGGATGACAAGAAATGCTAAAGCATATGCTAAAGTAACTATTTCAAACGCATTGTTTGCATCTTTACTTGCAGTGCTCTTTGTAGTATGGTTTAAGTGGGGAGCTGTCGGTAAGTTCGCAGCAACATTAATAGTTTCATTTATTGTTGCAATATATAGTATTGGAAACTTGTCAACAAAGTTTCAATTTGACAAAAGGATTTTTTTTGAAGCGTTAAAATTCGGATGGCCAATTTCATTATCAGCTATTTTAAACTATCTACTGACAGGAATTGATCGTTCAATGTTGCTTAAATTAAATGACACGCTAAATTATGCGTTATATTCGATCGCTTTAAGTACGGTAAATTATCTTTCTATTTTTTATACGGCCCTATACCAGACGTTTGAGCCGGATTTATATCAGGCCGTTGCGGAAAATAATACAAAAAAAGTTATCAAGCTTGTCATGATGATTGTTTTGTTGACAACAATAATTGTTGTTTTGTTTATATTATTTGCCAAACCGATTCTATTTATACTAACCTATAATCGTTATACAGACGCTTATATATTTGCTAGAATATTGTCAATAAATGCAATAATAACTGTATTATATATTTTTAGTTCAAATATTTTAATTGCATACGGATATCCTAAAGTAGAATTGACTAACAAAGCTGTAAGTGCAATTGTAATTATTGTGATGTATTACTTCTCAATTCAGTATTTTGGGTTTATAGGTAGTGCTTGGGTATATGTTTTCTCGTTTGTACCATTAATTATTCTGAACATAGGATATGTTTGGTTTAAGTTGAAAAAAAATACAGATAATAAAAGAACATTATATGGATAA
- a CDS encoding DapH/DapD/GlmU-related protein codes for MFKILVSDIINFLGDHIIQVKGSFENRAVAYIKPIEETDEYTLDWINSSHINKQEIAENSLARVIICDPSITYSPNLLDAGKVLIQVDNPRLVISMVANKFFSVKPEIGISKNTTIHPEARIASSVSIDSYCVVGKCVIGENTIIHANVTIYDNVIIGDNCLIHAGTVIGTDGLGCNRLKDGTLVKFPHFGGVEIGNDVEIGANCQIARGALSNTIIGDGSKLNGLCFIAHNCVLGKNVWITGNTMLAGSVKVKDNVTIYSGVIIREQRTIGKESVIGMGSVVTKDIPDNEVWFGSPAKNSKL; via the coding sequence ATGTTTAAGATTCTAGTTTCAGACATAATTAATTTTCTGGGAGATCATATTATTCAGGTTAAGGGTTCATTTGAAAATAGGGCAGTTGCTTATATTAAACCTATTGAAGAAACGGACGAGTATACATTGGACTGGATAAATTCATCGCATATAAACAAGCAAGAAATTGCAGAGAACTCACTTGCCAGAGTTATTATTTGTGATCCATCTATAACCTATTCTCCAAATCTATTGGATGCTGGTAAAGTGTTAATTCAAGTAGATAATCCCCGTCTTGTCATTTCTATGGTTGCGAATAAGTTCTTTTCTGTAAAACCTGAGATAGGGATAAGTAAAAATACGACCATTCATCCTGAGGCCCGGATAGCGTCATCAGTATCTATTGACAGCTATTGCGTTGTAGGGAAATGTGTCATCGGGGAAAATACTATTATCCATGCTAATGTAACAATCTATGATAATGTTATTATTGGAGATAATTGTTTGATTCATGCTGGTACCGTAATTGGAACAGACGGTCTTGGTTGTAATAGGCTGAAAGATGGTACATTAGTTAAATTCCCTCATTTTGGAGGAGTGGAAATAGGAAATGATGTGGAAATTGGAGCAAACTGTCAAATCGCTCGTGGTGCTTTATCGAATACGATAATCGGAGATGGGTCCAAATTGAATGGATTGTGTTTTATTGCTCACAATTGTGTGTTAGGTAAGAATGTATGGATAACGGGGAATACAATGTTAGCTGGTTCAGTAAAGGTAAAAGATAATGTTACAATATACTCTGGAGTGATTATACGAGAACAACGAACAATAGGGAAAGAATCAGTTATAGGGATGGGGTCAGTTGTTACAAAAGATATCCCTGATAATGAAGTCTGGTTTGGAAGTCCTGCAAAAAACAGTAAATTATGA
- a CDS encoding UDP binding domain-containing protein encodes MWYEMQIANKFYTSKYDFDLSMIHAAGHINMRMPHYMYIKIATALNSQQKAVNGSKILFVGVAYKPDIDDERESPALEIMDITNHKGGIVSYHDPYIPSVRTHKGFTFQSVSLTREELNEADCVVLTTNHKVFDLELIKSHARLIVDLRNMVKETNNNIFKL; translated from the coding sequence TACGAAATGCAAATAGCGAATAAGTTCTATACATCTAAGTATGATTTCGACCTGAGCATGATTCATGCTGCCGGCCATATCAACATGCGTATGCCACATTACATGTACATTAAAATTGCCACGGCTCTCAATAGTCAGCAAAAAGCGGTTAATGGAAGTAAGATTTTGTTTGTCGGAGTAGCGTATAAACCCGATATTGACGATGAGCGGGAATCACCAGCCCTGGAAATTATGGATATTACGAATCACAAAGGAGGTATAGTATCATATCATGACCCATATATCCCCTCGGTTAGAACACATAAAGGATTTACTTTTCAGTCGGTCTCATTAACCAGGGAAGAGTTAAACGAAGCCGATTGTGTTGTGCTGACCACTAATCACAAGGTGTTTGATTTGGAGTTAATTAAATCACATGCGAGGTTAATTGTGGACTTGAGGAATATGGTAAAAGAGACAAATAATAATATCTTTAAACTATAA
- a CDS encoding phosphoglycerate dehydrogenase, with product MGEVGPQPFDILKENGFEIINNPYGRKLTEDEVIELAQGCVGIVAGVEPLTPRVMDALPDLKCISRVGVGMDNVDIEYAKQKGIMVVNTPDGPTRGVAELTLGMTLSLLRRIPQADAAIKNKQWKKQIGNLIYEKQVGVIGLGRIGKMVAGLFRGIGNPVIGFDLYPDEQWATENSVNLNSFENVLKMADIITLHIPGNKDKSPVIGRKELSMMKKGAFIINISRGGVVDEEALYDALKNGHLAGAAIDVFTKEPYNGSLCDLDNVVLTPHLGSYAREGKLQMEIDAVLNLINVLKQY from the coding sequence ATGGGAGAAGTAGGACCACAACCATTTGATATTTTAAAAGAAAATGGATTTGAAATAATCAACAATCCTTATGGCAGGAAATTGACTGAAGATGAAGTCATCGAACTTGCACAAGGTTGTGTTGGAATTGTTGCAGGAGTTGAGCCGCTAACTCCAAGAGTGATGGACGCATTACCTGATTTGAAGTGTATTAGCAGGGTTGGTGTTGGGATGGATAATGTTGACATTGAGTATGCGAAACAAAAAGGAATAATGGTTGTAAATACCCCTGATGGACCAACCAGAGGCGTCGCTGAATTGACTTTGGGTATGACGCTATCACTTTTAAGAAGAATTCCTCAGGCGGATGCTGCAATAAAAAACAAGCAATGGAAAAAGCAGATCGGAAACCTGATTTATGAGAAGCAGGTTGGTGTAATCGGCTTAGGAAGAATTGGGAAAATGGTTGCCGGACTGTTTCGTGGTATTGGGAACCCGGTTATTGGATTTGATTTATACCCTGACGAACAATGGGCTACTGAAAACAGTGTCAATTTGAATTCTTTTGAGAATGTCCTAAAAATGGCAGATATCATCACCTTGCACATACCAGGCAACAAAGATAAATCACCGGTGATTGGAAGAAAAGAATTAAGTATGATGAAAAAAGGAGCATTTATTATAAACATTTCGAGAGGGGGAGTTGTTGATGAAGAAGCATTATATGACGCTCTGAAAAATGGTCATCTGGCAGGAGCAGCAATTGATGTGTTTACAAAGGAGCCTTATAACGGATCTTTGTGTGATCTTGACAATGTCGTACTGACACCTCACTTAGGATCATATGCCCGTGAGGGTAAGTTGCAGATGGAAATTGATGCTGTACTGAATTTAATAAACGTATTAAAGCAATATTGA